The proteins below are encoded in one region of Fibrella aestuarina BUZ 2:
- a CDS encoding TonB-dependent receptor, whose amino-acid sequence MHSPLLAGSSWARILKISSLLLVFALCIVNIGLAFDGKAQELLDRRVTISVQNQDIERIIKRLQEQANVQFLFSREIIQSKRKVSYQAKNEQLHVVLTQLLTPLNLSYEVVGQQIVLKRNVTALPVAPQPTTSVETGAGIDQARDIQLTGRVVGENGEGLPGVSIQIKSTVRGTTTDANGNYRLTVPEQPGTVLVFSFIGYVSQEVAVGNQTTINITLAADNKTLNEVVVVGYGVQRKRDVTGSVVSVNEATLKEVPAPNLINQLKGRAAGVTIVSNGSTPGSQGQIRIRGNRTLTSGQGSASDGADGPLVVVDGIPYGGLNDINPDDIANLEILKDASATAIYGSRGAGGVILITTKRGKVGKPVFTYDGYHGITSIMGKYNVMNGPEYAQFKLDAAKYNRTAPGTTAYPLTIKEQEALTNGVSTDWQGLIYKPGFNTNHQLGMQGGTENTQYSMGLGYFNETGIIPSQKFERYTIRATIDQRIGKSIRVGLNTLNTLTYTNTPGGGGVPGGLVRLTPLAAPYNADGSVNLFPSEGSIDAAGISPLTIITKKDAYLGRTRSIRTFNSLYGELTILPGLRYRFNAGLNFSQSNYNGYGGPLTYFNNATVQSSSNAEISNAEFWDINLQHLLYYDKTFGKHKLGFTGLYEVTQNHRLESRFTVTGVPADYIKTSNFSLASGQPVANSDFGNSFAETGLLSYMGRVNYSFNDRYLLTLTLRRDGSSTLSPANRYFNYPAVGAGWNVIDEPFMKSIPVVSNLKLRGGWGISGNRNVGAYATLGALSAGYYNFGLGTAGQQLAYTVTSLPASNLGWQSTSQVDIGVDFGFLNNRITGTVDWYLQQTKDILLSVPLPPSNGAGSTLKNLGRTEGRGLETSLTFDIFRKPGGFNWSADVIYFFNREKITQLTTPEEKSNIGAGWFVGQPLSVIYDYNKIGIWQTSDQADIARQTAPLQYPGQIRVQDVNGDGKIDPADRQILGNFQPKWEGGLTNRFTFKNFDASIVTFARMGMKVVVPYLTGNSTGSGGFAFYNQGRVNQVKTDYWTETNPTNAFPAPDAGGAVQWFGSTLGYYDGSFVKIRSINLGYTFSNELVRKIGASSARVYFNATNPLILYSPLVSQNLAIDPEGNGYASGSATLNPQGASERGTPERQIAVNLNNPPVRQFTFGVNLKF is encoded by the coding sequence ATGCATTCCCCTCTATTAGCAGGCAGCTCCTGGGCCAGGATCCTCAAGATTTCCAGCCTGTTGCTCGTATTTGCCCTCTGTATCGTAAATATCGGCCTCGCCTTTGATGGCAAGGCCCAGGAATTGCTCGACCGGCGGGTGACGATCTCGGTCCAGAACCAGGACATTGAACGAATCATCAAACGACTGCAGGAGCAGGCCAACGTGCAGTTTCTTTTCAGCCGGGAGATCATCCAGTCGAAACGGAAAGTAAGCTATCAGGCCAAAAACGAACAGTTGCACGTCGTGCTGACTCAGCTGCTGACCCCGCTGAACCTAAGCTACGAAGTAGTTGGGCAGCAGATCGTGCTGAAACGGAACGTGACCGCGCTCCCGGTAGCACCCCAGCCGACGACGTCTGTCGAGACCGGGGCTGGCATCGATCAGGCACGCGACATTCAACTGACAGGCCGGGTCGTGGGCGAAAACGGCGAAGGCCTGCCGGGCGTGAGTATCCAGATCAAATCGACTGTGCGCGGGACAACCACCGACGCCAACGGCAACTACCGCCTGACGGTACCGGAGCAACCCGGCACCGTGCTGGTGTTCTCGTTTATCGGCTACGTGTCGCAGGAAGTGGCGGTTGGTAACCAGACAACCATCAACATCACCCTGGCGGCCGACAACAAAACCCTCAATGAGGTCGTGGTGGTTGGTTATGGCGTTCAGCGCAAGCGGGACGTTACCGGTTCGGTGGTGTCGGTGAACGAAGCGACCCTGAAAGAAGTACCCGCTCCCAACCTGATCAACCAGCTGAAAGGCCGGGCGGCCGGGGTAACGATCGTGAGTAACGGCTCGACGCCGGGTTCGCAGGGCCAGATTCGTATCCGTGGTAACCGTACGCTTACCAGCGGTCAGGGATCGGCGAGCGATGGCGCGGATGGTCCCCTGGTCGTGGTAGATGGTATCCCCTACGGCGGCCTGAATGACATCAACCCGGACGACATTGCCAACCTGGAAATCCTGAAAGATGCGTCGGCCACGGCGATCTACGGGTCGCGCGGGGCGGGCGGGGTTATCCTGATCACGACCAAGCGCGGCAAAGTGGGCAAACCCGTCTTTACCTACGACGGCTACCACGGCATCACGTCCATCATGGGCAAATACAATGTCATGAATGGTCCCGAGTATGCGCAGTTCAAGCTGGACGCCGCCAAGTATAACCGGACGGCGCCCGGCACCACCGCCTACCCGCTGACGATCAAAGAGCAGGAAGCCTTGACTAATGGCGTCTCAACCGACTGGCAGGGCTTGATCTACAAACCCGGCTTCAACACCAACCATCAGTTGGGCATGCAGGGCGGTACTGAAAACACGCAGTACTCGATGGGCCTTGGTTACTTCAACGAAACGGGTATCATCCCCAGCCAGAAATTCGAGCGGTATACCATCCGGGCTACCATCGACCAGCGCATCGGCAAAAGCATCCGCGTGGGGTTGAACACCCTCAACACGCTTACCTACACGAATACGCCCGGTGGTGGCGGGGTCCCGGGTGGTTTGGTACGGCTGACGCCGCTGGCAGCACCCTACAACGCCGATGGCTCGGTGAACCTGTTCCCCTCGGAAGGATCGATCGACGCCGCCGGTATCAGCCCACTGACCATCATCACGAAGAAAGACGCGTATCTGGGACGTACCCGGTCGATACGAACGTTCAACAGCCTGTATGGCGAACTCACCATTCTGCCCGGCCTGCGCTACCGGTTCAATGCCGGTCTGAACTTCAGCCAGTCGAACTACAATGGCTACGGCGGTCCGCTCACGTATTTCAACAACGCAACCGTTCAGTCGTCGTCGAATGCCGAAATCAGCAACGCCGAATTCTGGGATATCAACCTCCAGCACCTGTTGTATTACGACAAAACGTTTGGTAAGCACAAACTGGGCTTTACGGGGCTATATGAAGTCACCCAGAACCATCGTCTGGAAAGCCGCTTTACGGTGACGGGGGTGCCGGCCGATTACATCAAGACGTCGAATTTCTCGCTGGCGTCGGGGCAGCCCGTGGCCAACTCCGACTTCGGTAACTCCTTCGCCGAAACGGGTTTGCTGTCGTACATGGGCCGCGTCAACTATAGCTTCAACGACCGCTACCTGCTGACCCTCACCCTGCGCCGGGATGGCTCATCGACGCTGTCGCCGGCCAATCGCTACTTCAACTACCCCGCCGTGGGTGCTGGCTGGAACGTCATCGACGAGCCGTTCATGAAGAGCATTCCGGTGGTGTCTAACTTGAAACTGCGCGGTGGCTGGGGGATCTCGGGCAACCGGAACGTAGGCGCCTACGCCACCCTGGGTGCCTTATCGGCGGGTTATTACAACTTCGGGCTCGGTACGGCCGGGCAACAGCTGGCCTACACGGTAACCAGCCTGCCCGCTTCCAATCTGGGCTGGCAGTCGACGTCGCAGGTTGACATCGGTGTCGACTTTGGCTTCCTGAACAACCGGATTACGGGTACGGTCGATTGGTACCTGCAACAAACCAAAGACATCCTGCTGTCGGTGCCGCTGCCGCCGAGCAACGGTGCCGGGTCGACGCTGAAGAACCTGGGCCGGACGGAAGGTCGAGGTCTGGAAACCTCGCTGACGTTCGATATCTTCAGAAAGCCTGGTGGCTTCAACTGGAGTGCCGACGTGATCTACTTCTTTAACCGGGAAAAAATCACGCAGCTCACCACCCCCGAAGAGAAGTCGAACATCGGCGCCGGCTGGTTTGTTGGCCAACCGCTATCGGTCATCTACGACTACAACAAAATCGGCATCTGGCAGACATCCGATCAGGCCGACATCGCCCGACAAACTGCACCCTTGCAGTACCCCGGCCAGATCCGCGTGCAGGACGTGAATGGCGACGGTAAAATTGACCCCGCCGATCGGCAGATCCTGGGCAATTTCCAGCCGAAGTGGGAAGGTGGCCTCACCAACCGATTCACCTTTAAGAACTTCGACGCGTCGATCGTCACCTTCGCCCGGATGGGTATGAAAGTGGTGGTGCCTTACCTCACGGGTAACTCGACCGGATCGGGCGGGTTTGCCTTCTACAACCAGGGTCGGGTGAACCAGGTAAAAACCGACTACTGGACCGAAACCAACCCAACCAATGCCTTCCCGGCACCTGATGCGGGTGGCGCGGTGCAGTGGTTTGGCTCAACCCTGGGCTATTATGATGGCTCGTTCGTTAAGATCAGAAGTATCAACCTGGGCTACACGTTCAGCAATGAACTGGTCAGAAAGATCGGTGCCAGTTCGGCCCGGGTGTATTTCAACGCCACAAACCCGCTTATCCTGTATTCACCGCTGGTGAGCCAGAACCTGGCTATCGACCCAGAGGGCAACGGTTACGCCTCCGGTTCGGCCACGCTGAACCCGCAGGGTGCCAGCGAACGGGGAACTCCCGAGCGCCAGATCGCCGTCAACCTGAACAACCCGCCAGTTCGGCAATTCACGTTCGGCGTTAATCTCAAATTCTAA
- a CDS encoding FecR family protein, producing MSFPSEELSTVEDFLRDEAFRVWMLERRPDDRERWLSWLTRHPDKRDVYEQAVATFLVLQGQPVTLTDSDVKAKADAIVNRFDTPTVIRPLWHRQWARWAAVAALAGCLAWWQLPDLRSLATRTMRQGLQAPDDEWLIVTNETSEPLVSLLPDGSSVLLAEGSTLRYRKRPNAAVREVYFQGDGFFEVAKNPSKPFIVYTSNVVTKVVGTSFQVRSFEKESTAFVKVKTGKVMVASVAAPDKPVSLTVNQELTLKPTNKPAITQKNRSSDEEISTITTRQFSYDYVPVSTVFDQLETSYHIPIEYDRDLLKNCTFTGQLDDVPFREKIRLICLTIESTFDVTDHQVVIQSQGCN from the coding sequence ATGAGCTTCCCATCCGAAGAGCTTTCCACCGTTGAGGATTTTTTACGTGACGAAGCCTTCCGGGTCTGGATGCTCGAACGTAGGCCCGACGACCGGGAACGATGGCTCAGCTGGCTGACACGCCACCCCGATAAACGAGACGTTTATGAGCAGGCTGTCGCCACGTTCTTAGTACTTCAGGGACAGCCCGTTACCTTAACCGATAGCGACGTAAAGGCCAAGGCCGACGCCATCGTCAACCGGTTCGATACGCCCACGGTCATCCGCCCGCTATGGCACCGGCAATGGGCCCGCTGGGCGGCGGTGGCAGCGCTGGCAGGTTGTCTGGCGTGGTGGCAGTTACCAGACCTTAGGTCGCTGGCGACCCGAACCATGCGGCAAGGCCTACAGGCACCCGACGACGAATGGCTGATCGTTACGAACGAAACGAGCGAGCCGTTGGTCAGCCTGCTTCCAGACGGGTCGTCGGTGCTGCTGGCAGAAGGCAGCACGTTGCGTTACCGAAAGCGGCCAAACGCCGCCGTTCGGGAGGTCTACTTTCAGGGCGACGGCTTTTTCGAAGTAGCCAAAAATCCGTCGAAACCCTTCATTGTTTACACCAGCAACGTCGTCACGAAAGTTGTCGGCACCAGTTTTCAGGTACGTTCCTTCGAGAAAGAATCTACCGCGTTTGTGAAAGTAAAAACAGGCAAAGTTATGGTAGCGTCCGTAGCCGCCCCCGACAAACCAGTCTCGTTAACCGTAAACCAAGAACTTACGCTTAAACCCACCAACAAACCCGCTATCACCCAAAAAAACCGTTCATCTGACGAAGAAATTTCTACAATAACGACGCGCCAGTTTTCGTACGACTACGTACCTGTTTCGACAGTATTCGATCAACTGGAAACGAGCTATCACATTCCCATTGAATACGATCGCGACTTGCTGAAAAACTGCACGTTCACCGGCCAACTTGACGACGTGCCTTTTCGGGAAAAAATTCGATTAATCTGCTTAACGATTGAGTCAACATTTGACGTGACCGATCATCAGGTGGTCATTCAGAGCCAGGGTTGTAATTAA
- a CDS encoding RNA polymerase sigma factor produces MNFQPQDQTLWQAYRAGDKQALGSLAERYYRMLRHYGTKFMVDEAVIDDCIQELFLQLWQNRFHINPTESVKHYLLKALRHHILQHLRQQKRFTNEAIDWDNAVDEVTDSETLLIRHESLVSVTRTIRTQLASLPTREREALYLRFYDNLSIPEIAEVMNINRQSVSNFLQKALGKLRKSWSVQNTEDLHFF; encoded by the coding sequence ATGAATTTTCAACCACAGGACCAAACGTTATGGCAAGCATATCGGGCGGGCGATAAACAGGCATTGGGCTCGTTGGCCGAACGCTATTATCGCATGCTAAGGCACTATGGTACTAAATTCATGGTCGACGAAGCCGTTATCGACGATTGTATACAGGAATTGTTCCTGCAACTCTGGCAAAATCGCTTCCATATCAACCCGACCGAATCGGTTAAACATTATTTATTAAAGGCCCTCAGGCATCATATACTACAGCATTTACGGCAGCAGAAACGATTCACCAACGAAGCGATCGATTGGGACAACGCTGTCGATGAAGTAACCGACTCAGAAACCTTGTTGATCCGGCACGAATCGCTGGTCTCGGTGACGCGCACGATCAGGACCCAACTGGCTTCGCTACCCACCCGGGAGCGCGAAGCGCTATACCTGCGTTTCTATGATAATCTGTCGATCCCTGAGATTGCCGAGGTCATGAATATCAACCGGCAATCGGTCTCCAATTTCTTACAGAAAGCGCTGGGCAAGCTCCGTAAGAGCTGGTCGGTCCAGAATACCGAGGATTTGCACTTTTTTTGA
- a CDS encoding NUDIX hydrolase: MEAYYHSSRILVALDCIIFGFDGETLKLLLIKRNFEPEFGRWSLMGGFLNKNEDLHDAATRILFTLTGLHTNYLEQLQAFGAVNRDPVERTLSVVYYSLVNIDDQDPAALRAHNASWIDLANRPELIFDHDQMVEAALRQLRYKAALYPVGFELLPEKFTVPQLQKLYEAIYNVKLDRRNFSRRILSTELLLGTGEKDPSSVTKKGQLYRLNEQKYHDYLTGYQSFLPEFTELTLS, encoded by the coding sequence ATGGAAGCTTATTACCACAGTAGTCGCATCCTGGTTGCTTTGGACTGTATTATCTTCGGTTTTGATGGTGAGACCCTGAAGTTGCTGCTCATCAAGCGGAATTTTGAACCCGAATTTGGTCGGTGGTCGCTGATGGGTGGGTTCCTCAACAAGAACGAAGACCTCCACGATGCCGCTACCCGCATCCTGTTTACCCTGACCGGGCTGCACACCAACTACCTGGAGCAGCTTCAGGCCTTTGGCGCCGTTAACCGCGACCCGGTCGAGCGCACCTTGTCTGTTGTTTATTACTCACTGGTCAATATCGACGATCAGGATCCGGCCGCCCTCAGAGCCCACAATGCCTCCTGGATTGACCTGGCTAACCGGCCCGAACTCATTTTTGACCACGATCAGATGGTTGAGGCGGCCCTGCGGCAACTGCGCTACAAGGCGGCGTTGTATCCGGTCGGGTTCGAGTTGCTACCCGAGAAGTTCACGGTTCCTCAGTTGCAGAAGCTCTACGAAGCCATCTACAACGTAAAGCTCGACCGGCGCAATTTCAGTCGGCGTATCCTATCGACTGAACTCTTACTGGGTACAGGGGAGAAGGACCCGTCGTCCGTTACCAAAAAGGGGCAGCTCTATCGCCTGAATGAACAGAAGTACCACGATTACCTGACCGGCTACCAGTCTTTCCTGCCCGAATTCACTGAACTCACCCTCTCCTAG
- a CDS encoding RNA polymerase sigma factor, translated as MKREFLPTDVNLIVAIQSGDTAAFQTLYRTYWRPLFNFACQATRDVDEAKDLLQDLFADIWQNRATIRADTFSSAYLYATLRHKLLDRIRRGSVRFEYAQHIAATTNDADHSTEATILASDFSERLQHELNELPDRCRLIFQLSRFDDQSVDEIASHLSLSPQTVKNQLTTALRRLRTGLYEYATFVSLLIVSALA; from the coding sequence ATGAAAAGGGAATTTCTTCCGACAGACGTCAACCTGATCGTTGCTATTCAGTCGGGCGACACGGCGGCTTTTCAGACGCTCTACCGAACATACTGGCGTCCGCTGTTCAACTTTGCCTGCCAGGCCACACGCGATGTCGACGAGGCCAAAGACCTGCTTCAGGACCTTTTTGCTGACATCTGGCAGAATCGGGCCACCATCCGGGCCGATACATTCTCGTCGGCTTATCTCTACGCGACCCTGCGCCACAAACTGCTTGATCGAATCCGGAGAGGGTCGGTGCGCTTCGAGTACGCGCAGCACATTGCCGCCACCACCAACGACGCAGACCATTCGACCGAGGCCACCATACTGGCCAGCGATTTTTCGGAGCGTCTTCAGCACGAACTGAACGAACTACCCGACCGGTGCCGACTCATTTTCCAGTTGAGCCGGTTCGACGATCAATCGGTTGACGAGATTGCCAGCCACCTTAGCCTGTCTCCGCAGACCGTCAAAAACCAACTGACCACCGCACTACGTCGGTTGCGCACCGGCCTTTACGAATACGCTACGTTTGTGAGCCTGTTGATAGTCAGCGCGTTGGCTTGA
- a CDS encoding FecR family protein: MNQQEREAHLRAYLSGKETADGKALFDKWADRLMQDQLFLDSLSPEQLSRFEAEIWSGITQRTGISNEPLAAPAPFSRQPADDQPLRALGPRFSYRYGMAAAVVLLLLAGYVLWWMAGAENHRSDIAYRTVSVPVGGRMMVTLADGSRITLNAKSTLRYPERLTGSTRQVFLTGEGFFEVTPDPAHPFIVTTRTLTTTVKGTSFNVNAYADDPTAEVTVVTGKVAVAPSKGRHRARLLTPGQAVAYRADIDVFTPTVPIRPTDATAWQRGTLLFQRTPLSAVVRQLERQFDVHIRLENNQLARCTLVGEFGRLPLADILTALCQSIGATYNMNGTEIRIRGNGCR; encoded by the coding sequence ATGAACCAACAGGAGCGAGAGGCGCACCTCCGCGCGTACTTGAGTGGAAAAGAGACTGCCGACGGCAAAGCCCTGTTCGACAAATGGGCCGATCGGCTCATGCAGGATCAGCTCTTTCTCGATTCACTGAGTCCTGAACAGCTCAGTCGGTTCGAGGCCGAGATCTGGTCGGGGATCACCCAACGGACCGGCATCAGCAACGAGCCGCTGGCAGCCCCTGCTCCGTTCAGCCGTCAGCCTGCCGACGACCAGCCACTGCGCGCCCTCGGCCCGCGCTTTTCGTACCGTTACGGCATGGCGGCAGCGGTTGTCTTGCTGCTACTGGCTGGGTACGTGCTGTGGTGGATGGCAGGGGCCGAGAACCATCGGTCAGACATCGCTTACCGAACTGTATCGGTTCCTGTTGGTGGGCGAATGATGGTCACCCTGGCCGATGGCTCGCGGATTACGCTCAACGCTAAAAGTACGCTGCGGTACCCTGAACGGCTGACGGGCTCAACCCGGCAGGTGTTCCTGACAGGTGAGGGTTTCTTTGAGGTAACGCCCGATCCCGCTCATCCCTTCATCGTAACAACCCGCACACTCACGACGACGGTAAAGGGCACTTCGTTTAACGTGAATGCCTACGCCGACGACCCCACCGCCGAAGTGACGGTGGTCACCGGGAAAGTAGCCGTGGCGCCGAGCAAAGGCAGGCACAGAGCCCGGCTGCTGACACCGGGGCAGGCGGTGGCTTACCGGGCCGATATCGATGTATTCACACCGACTGTGCCGATCCGCCCAACTGATGCAACCGCCTGGCAACGGGGCACCCTGCTTTTCCAACGTACCCCGCTCAGCGCTGTTGTTCGACAGTTGGAGCGGCAGTTCGACGTGCATATACGGCTGGAAAACAACCAATTGGCCCGTTGTACGCTTGTCGGTGAGTTTGGCCGCCTGCCGCTCGCCGATATACTGACCGCCTTGTGTCAATCAATCGGAGCAACCTACAACATGAACGGAACGGAGATCCGGATTCGCGGCAACGGGTGCCGATGA